One Streptomyces sp. RPA4-2 genomic window carries:
- a CDS encoding SDR family NAD(P)-dependent oxidoreductase — protein MRAAVFAPHLKFMDGKTEMTLDIRLDGRTALITGGGSGIGLAMAEALHAQGAAVALLGRTKAKLEAAERQIAAGGEGRVLTVVADVNDVEAVADALREAHQWQGRLDIVINCAAPLLAVGPLAEADEAVMSDALNAKTVGYLRVARAALPLIEKGGTGRIINIAGMAAHMLVPNIGVAAAVNAAVVAMTSYLAAEAAPQGVLVNGISPGMTLTQVWLDRHAATAEAKNLTPEQVRDGMVENLGIRLGRWARPEEIAAAAVFLASDLSSYVSGQVLQVDGGLGKSVI, from the coding sequence TTGCGGGCAGCGGTATTCGCACCGCACCTGAAATTCATGGATGGGAAAACGGAAATGACACTTGATATTCGTCTGGACGGACGGACAGCGCTCATCACGGGAGGCGGCAGCGGGATCGGCCTCGCGATGGCCGAGGCGCTGCATGCGCAGGGCGCCGCCGTGGCCCTCCTGGGCCGCACCAAGGCGAAGCTGGAGGCCGCCGAGAGGCAGATCGCCGCAGGCGGCGAGGGCCGGGTGCTCACGGTGGTGGCCGACGTCAATGATGTCGAAGCGGTGGCCGACGCGCTGCGCGAGGCACACCAGTGGCAGGGCCGGCTGGACATCGTCATCAACTGCGCGGCGCCGCTGCTGGCCGTCGGCCCGTTGGCGGAGGCCGACGAGGCGGTCATGAGTGACGCCCTGAACGCCAAGACCGTCGGCTACCTGCGAGTGGCGCGCGCGGCGCTGCCGCTCATCGAGAAGGGTGGCACCGGGCGCATCATCAACATCGCGGGCATGGCAGCGCACATGCTGGTCCCGAACATCGGCGTCGCCGCCGCGGTGAACGCCGCCGTGGTTGCCATGACCAGCTATCTGGCCGCGGAAGCGGCCCCGCAGGGCGTGCTGGTGAACGGCATCTCGCCGGGTATGACGCTGACACAGGTCTGGCTGGACCGTCATGCGGCCACCGCCGAGGCGAAGAACCTCACCCCGGAACAGGTCCGCGACGGCATGGTGGAAAACCTCGGGATCCGTCTTGGCCGCTGGGCGCGCCCCGAGGAGATCGCGGCCGCCGCCGTGTTCCTGGCCTCCGACCTCTCGTCGTATGTGTCCGGTCAGGTCCTGCAGGTCGACGGCGGGCTCGGCAAGTCAGTCATCTGA
- a CDS encoding NAD(P)-dependent oxidoreductase encodes MAQVSVAGLGNMGKGMVRRLLAKGHGVTVWNRSPAAVGELVALGAERAGSVADLFAAGPVLSMLADDTAVTAVFEESVLTEAGPNAVHVSMSTISVAAGRAMAERHKAAGVGYLAVPVLGRPAVAEAGQLNLLAAGDSALVDLLEPVFSAVGRRTWRVGEQPWQANVVKITMNLLIIHALEAMAEGFTLAERHGVDAHDLHELITGTLLPGPVYQGYGKEMSDRAYLPAGFRTALGNKDLGLAEAAADSVGLELPAMPALRQMFQTAINLGMADHDWASIAEVLRKG; translated from the coding sequence ATGGCACAGGTGTCAGTTGCCGGTCTCGGCAACATGGGTAAGGGCATGGTCCGCCGCCTGCTCGCGAAGGGACACGGGGTGACCGTCTGGAACCGGTCGCCCGCGGCCGTCGGTGAACTCGTAGCGTTGGGCGCTGAGCGCGCGGGCTCCGTAGCCGACCTGTTCGCCGCCGGGCCGGTGCTGTCGATGTTGGCCGATGACACCGCAGTCACCGCTGTCTTCGAGGAGTCAGTGCTCACGGAGGCGGGGCCGAACGCCGTCCACGTCAGCATGTCGACGATCTCGGTTGCCGCCGGGCGCGCCATGGCCGAGCGGCACAAGGCCGCCGGAGTCGGCTATCTGGCCGTCCCGGTGCTGGGGCGCCCGGCCGTCGCGGAGGCGGGGCAGCTCAACCTGCTCGCCGCCGGTGACAGCGCGTTGGTCGACCTCCTGGAGCCGGTGTTCTCGGCGGTCGGCCGGCGCACCTGGAGGGTGGGGGAGCAGCCGTGGCAGGCCAACGTCGTGAAGATCACCATGAACCTGCTGATCATTCACGCGTTGGAGGCGATGGCGGAGGGCTTCACTCTGGCGGAACGCCACGGAGTCGACGCACACGACCTGCACGAGCTGATCACAGGAACCTTGCTGCCAGGCCCGGTGTACCAGGGCTACGGCAAGGAGATGTCGGACCGCGCTTACCTGCCGGCCGGTTTCCGCACCGCCCTGGGCAACAAGGATCTCGGCCTGGCCGAAGCCGCCGCCGATTCGGTCGGACTGGAACTGCCCGCCATGCCAGCCCTGCGGCAGATGTTCCAGACCGCGATCAACCTGGGCATGGCTGACCACGACTGGGCGTCCATCGCGGAAGTGCTGCGAAAAGGCTGA
- a CDS encoding carboxymuconolactone decarboxylase family protein: MALVPLVTRELIDPTDLPLIEAGEASFGKLLNTWLAIANCPGMFTTYLPFVRAVSGPGELDQRIKELTAVYVSLLNHCRYTTSHRCYSALAKGVSEADLERLAAGDFASFTSREQLALRFTHALTVDLPLTSRDDSATGVGPELLSQVRDSFEPRELVEFVMSVGLWNALTRFHRVMDFDLDLGEPPSAVDAAV; the protein is encoded by the coding sequence ATGGCGCTCGTGCCCTTGGTGACCAGGGAACTGATCGACCCGACCGATTTGCCGCTGATCGAGGCGGGGGAGGCGTCGTTCGGCAAGCTGCTGAACACGTGGCTGGCCATCGCCAACTGTCCGGGTATGTTCACCACGTACCTGCCGTTCGTCCGCGCAGTCAGCGGTCCTGGTGAGCTGGACCAGCGCATCAAGGAACTCACCGCGGTCTACGTGTCGTTGCTGAACCACTGCCGCTACACCACGAGCCATCGTTGTTACTCCGCGCTGGCGAAGGGGGTGAGCGAGGCGGACCTGGAGCGGCTGGCCGCCGGTGACTTCGCCTCCTTCACCAGCAGGGAGCAGCTTGCCCTTCGGTTCACCCACGCACTCACGGTCGACCTGCCGCTGACCAGCCGCGACGACAGCGCGACCGGCGTCGGCCCCGAGTTGCTTTCGCAGGTGCGGGACAGCTTCGAGCCGCGGGAACTCGTCGAGTTCGTCATGTCGGTCGGTTTGTGGAACGCTCTCACCCGCTTCCACCGGGTGATGGACTTCGATCTCGACCTCGGTGAGCCGCCGTCCGCGGTGGACGCCGCCGTCTGA
- a CDS encoding FAD-binding protein — MSSLGHQLATSVLVVGAGGSGLQAAIEVAEAGVAVIAMAKGAADDVHTVDVHTVMASGGSERAPAAADMGDMWERHAADTLWEGRLLADPRTAQIVARCAAQGFHDAGRYGTRLDRQGHGGPAERGFDDQTYRRSVFADERTGPEVRRALRERVRQLAIPVLPSVYVTRLLVDDGTVFGAYGFDLVDGSRYLVHADSVILAAGGHTRIWKRASSRRDENTGDAFRLAVEAGARLRDPELVQFHPFGLIRPESAAGMLVSEAARDEGGVLLNNLGERFMTRYDAERMELCSRDTVASASYTEIKEGRGTRPGGVWLDLSHLPRETVLSRLPRVHQTLWDLQMLDITRDPIEVAPTAQYAMGGVWVRPEDHGTDVNGLFVIGEAASGLHGASRLEENSLIELLVYGRIAGRAAAEYSAGLSALRRSPATVRAAEADVDRLLAADGDQNVRALLRSVRHLMTERAGVVRDETGLAAGLVELDEIEARMGDMGVHIDIGGFQDLAYAYNLRSAVLAARATLECALERRETRGCHNRSDYPDADPDLTVNLVWSPTTGVRREPVPPIPTAIAELMHGVSADVRSLEREPARRAPLSERD, encoded by the coding sequence ATGTCTTCGCTCGGACATCAGCTCGCCACGTCCGTTCTCGTGGTCGGAGCCGGTGGGTCAGGCCTCCAGGCCGCCATCGAAGTCGCGGAGGCCGGTGTCGCGGTCATCGCGATGGCCAAAGGCGCCGCCGACGATGTCCACACTGTGGATGTCCACACTGTGATGGCATCCGGAGGTTCCGAGCGGGCGCCGGCCGCCGCCGACATGGGTGACATGTGGGAACGGCATGCGGCCGACACGTTGTGGGAGGGCCGACTGCTGGCCGACCCACGCACCGCACAGATCGTGGCCCGCTGTGCCGCGCAGGGTTTCCACGACGCGGGGCGCTACGGCACGCGCCTCGACCGGCAGGGTCACGGGGGGCCGGCCGAGCGCGGGTTCGACGACCAGACGTACCGTCGCAGCGTTTTCGCTGACGAACGCACCGGCCCGGAGGTGCGGCGAGCGCTCCGCGAACGCGTGAGGCAACTCGCCATTCCCGTCCTGCCGAGCGTGTACGTCACCCGGTTGCTGGTCGACGACGGGACGGTGTTCGGTGCCTATGGATTCGACCTCGTCGACGGCTCGCGCTACCTCGTGCACGCCGACTCCGTGATCCTCGCGGCCGGAGGGCACACGCGCATCTGGAAACGTGCCTCCTCGCGTCGCGACGAGAACACCGGCGACGCCTTCCGCCTCGCCGTCGAGGCGGGCGCCCGGTTGCGCGACCCCGAGCTGGTGCAGTTCCACCCCTTCGGGCTGATCAGGCCGGAGAGCGCGGCCGGCATGCTCGTCAGCGAGGCGGCACGCGACGAGGGTGGCGTCCTGCTCAACAACCTCGGTGAGCGGTTCATGACGCGCTACGACGCCGAGCGGATGGAACTCTGCAGCCGGGACACGGTGGCGTCGGCGTCCTACACGGAGATCAAGGAGGGCCGCGGCACACGGCCAGGCGGTGTGTGGCTCGACCTGTCCCACCTGCCGCGTGAGACGGTACTGTCGCGGCTGCCGCGGGTGCACCAGACCCTGTGGGACCTGCAGATGCTCGACATCACCCGCGACCCGATCGAGGTGGCGCCGACCGCCCAATACGCCATGGGCGGTGTCTGGGTCCGGCCTGAGGACCACGGCACCGATGTCAACGGACTCTTCGTGATCGGGGAGGCGGCCAGTGGTCTGCACGGCGCGAGCCGGTTGGAGGAGAACTCGCTGATCGAACTGCTCGTCTACGGCCGAATCGCCGGCCGGGCCGCCGCGGAGTACTCGGCCGGACTCAGCGCCCTGCGACGGTCGCCGGCGACGGTTCGTGCCGCGGAGGCGGACGTGGACCGGCTCCTGGCCGCCGACGGCGACCAGAACGTCCGGGCCCTGCTGCGGTCGGTGCGCCACCTGATGACGGAGCGCGCCGGTGTCGTGCGGGACGAGACGGGTCTGGCCGCCGGGCTCGTCGAACTCGACGAGATCGAGGCCCGCATGGGGGACATGGGTGTGCACATCGACATCGGCGGCTTCCAGGACCTCGCGTACGCCTATAACCTCAGGTCCGCCGTTCTCGCCGCTCGCGCGACACTCGAGTGCGCGCTGGAGCGGCGTGAGACGCGCGGCTGCCACAACCGGTCCGACTACCCCGATGCCGACCCGGACCTGACAGTCAACCTTGTGTGGTCCCCCACGACCGGGGTGCGGCGCGAGCCCGTCCCTCCCATCCCCACCGCCATCGCCGAGTTGATGCACGGCGTCTCGGCCGACGTCAGGTCGCTGGAGCGGGAGCCCGCCCGGCGGGCGCCGCTGTCGGAGCGCGACTGA
- a CDS encoding AAA family ATPase has translation MIASPLPDLVGRHRECAALDDLLVGPREGESRVLVVRGEAGIGKSVLLKYLAMQASRVKVTWAHGIEADMELPYASLHQLCAPFLPELDELPEPQRDALRVAFGMAAGDPPDRFLVGLAVLTLLTRASESRPVLILVDDAQWLDQVSLQTLEFVARRLLAEAVAMAFAVRDPEGQTALNGLPALRIDGLDTAAAGELLEAAVGGRLEKRVRDRFVAEMHGNPLALLEFSRGRSAAELAYGLDPSSHPSTQGPVASRIERDFASRLGSLPAATRTLLLIAAAEPVGDARLLVRAAASLQITLQAGPAKAAGLIEFGESVRFRHPLARSAVYHGAEPEERRAVHRALAEATDPVLDPDRRAWHAAEAADGPDEEVAAGLEQAADRARQRGGIAAEAALLERAAEVTPDPRPRGRRALAAAEAHFSAAAPDRATELATVAELCPLSPLDRARLARLRARILFARSRSDEAAPLLLDAAAQFTAAGSPLARETYLEAISATIFADRVHGPTGARAAAIAARGSGAPPSGSKAADLLLDGVAALLADGYEAGVPALRRALEPLADEELDTREATMRWLLLAPVALEAFIHYAWDLHAWDTLASRAVRLARDIGALGALPPALIYLGGVHIHHGDFAEAARMIDEADALAAATGHAPHKYATLVLAAWRGEADVAAGIIEEARQSAEQQGEVSLLGAMGYIQGVLFNGLARYEEALEAARTGVEHDGFNFTGLSLVEHVEAATRCGQLDQARASLARLVELTRAADSGWARGASARSQALLADGDEADRLYRTAIEEFGRGGVTVEVARTHLLYGEWLRRSQRRSLAREHLRTAHSMFDGMRAHAFAERARRELLATGEHVRARETKPTSALTPQESQVATLAADGMTNARIGAELFISPHTVEWHLRKVYTKLGINSRRALPGTLASTLATDTRDEGPVSAG, from the coding sequence GTGATCGCCAGCCCGCTCCCCGACCTGGTCGGCCGGCATCGCGAGTGTGCGGCGCTCGACGACCTGCTGGTCGGCCCTCGTGAAGGTGAGTCCCGAGTACTGGTGGTCCGTGGCGAAGCCGGCATCGGGAAGTCCGTGCTTCTGAAATACCTCGCCATGCAGGCGTCACGGGTGAAAGTGACCTGGGCGCACGGCATCGAGGCCGACATGGAGCTGCCTTACGCGAGCCTGCACCAACTGTGCGCACCGTTCCTGCCCGAGCTCGACGAGCTGCCGGAACCCCAGCGCGACGCCCTCCGCGTGGCGTTCGGGATGGCGGCCGGAGATCCGCCCGATCGCTTCCTGGTCGGCCTCGCCGTGCTCACTTTGCTCACCCGGGCCTCGGAGTCCCGACCGGTGCTGATTCTGGTCGACGATGCGCAGTGGCTGGACCAGGTGTCCCTGCAGACCCTGGAGTTCGTGGCGCGGCGACTGCTTGCCGAGGCGGTCGCCATGGCGTTCGCGGTGCGCGACCCTGAGGGACAGACCGCACTCAACGGTCTGCCGGCGCTGCGGATCGACGGTCTCGACACCGCCGCGGCCGGAGAGCTCCTCGAGGCCGCCGTCGGCGGGCGGCTGGAGAAGCGTGTCCGGGACCGGTTCGTGGCCGAGATGCACGGCAACCCACTCGCGCTGCTCGAATTCTCCCGTGGTCGCAGTGCCGCCGAGTTGGCGTACGGTCTGGACCCGTCGAGTCACCCGAGCACCCAGGGGCCGGTTGCGAGCCGTATCGAACGGGATTTCGCCAGCCGGCTCGGTTCGCTGCCGGCGGCGACCCGGACACTGCTCCTGATCGCCGCGGCGGAACCGGTCGGTGACGCGCGCCTGCTGGTCCGCGCAGCCGCCTCTCTCCAGATCACCCTTCAAGCGGGCCCGGCCAAGGCGGCCGGCCTGATCGAGTTCGGTGAGTCGGTTCGGTTCCGACATCCGCTGGCCCGTTCGGCGGTCTACCACGGAGCCGAGCCCGAAGAACGCCGAGCGGTACACCGGGCGCTGGCCGAGGCCACGGACCCGGTCCTGGACCCCGACCGGCGCGCCTGGCACGCCGCCGAGGCCGCCGACGGGCCGGACGAGGAGGTCGCCGCGGGGCTGGAGCAGGCCGCCGACCGCGCACGGCAGCGCGGTGGCATCGCGGCCGAGGCGGCACTGCTGGAACGCGCGGCCGAGGTGACACCGGACCCGCGGCCGCGGGGGCGCCGAGCCCTCGCGGCCGCCGAGGCGCACTTCTCGGCCGCCGCGCCCGACCGGGCCACGGAGCTGGCGACGGTGGCCGAACTGTGCCCCCTGAGCCCCCTGGACCGTGCCCGCCTGGCGCGGCTGCGGGCCAGGATCCTCTTCGCCCGCAGCCGCAGCGACGAGGCGGCACCTCTGCTCCTCGATGCCGCGGCGCAGTTCACCGCCGCCGGGTCGCCCCTGGCGCGGGAGACGTACCTGGAGGCGATCAGCGCGACCATCTTCGCGGACCGGGTCCACGGTCCCACAGGTGCCCGCGCTGCCGCGATCGCGGCCCGCGGGTCCGGGGCCCCGCCTTCGGGCTCCAAGGCCGCCGACCTCCTCCTGGATGGTGTGGCCGCACTCCTCGCGGACGGGTACGAGGCCGGTGTCCCGGCACTGCGCCGCGCGCTGGAGCCGCTCGCGGACGAGGAGCTCGACACCCGGGAGGCGACCATGCGCTGGCTCCTGCTGGCCCCGGTCGCGCTGGAGGCGTTCATCCACTACGCCTGGGACCTGCACGCGTGGGACACGCTGGCGAGTCGCGCGGTGCGCCTGGCCCGTGACATCGGAGCGCTCGGCGCGCTGCCACCGGCTCTCATCTACCTCGGCGGCGTGCACATCCACCACGGCGACTTCGCCGAGGCGGCCAGGATGATCGACGAAGCCGACGCGCTCGCCGCCGCGACCGGCCACGCCCCGCACAAGTACGCGACGCTGGTCCTGGCCGCGTGGCGAGGCGAGGCGGACGTCGCCGCCGGCATCATCGAAGAAGCCAGGCAGAGCGCCGAACAACAGGGTGAGGTGTCCCTGTTGGGCGCCATGGGCTACATCCAAGGCGTCCTGTTCAACGGCCTGGCACGCTACGAGGAGGCCCTGGAGGCCGCTCGCACGGGCGTCGAGCACGATGGATTCAACTTCACCGGCCTGTCGCTGGTCGAACACGTCGAGGCCGCCACCCGGTGCGGTCAACTCGACCAGGCCCGCGCCTCGCTGGCCCGGCTGGTCGAACTCACCCGTGCCGCCGACTCCGGATGGGCTCGTGGCGCCAGCGCCCGCAGCCAGGCTCTCCTTGCCGACGGTGACGAGGCCGATCGTCTGTACCGGACCGCGATCGAGGAGTTCGGCCGCGGCGGTGTGACCGTGGAGGTGGCACGCACCCACCTGCTGTACGGCGAGTGGCTGCGCCGCAGCCAGCGCCGGTCGCTGGCCCGGGAGCACCTGCGCACGGCGCACTCGATGTTCGACGGAATGCGGGCACACGCGTTCGCCGAGCGGGCTCGCCGCGAGCTGCTCGCCACCGGCGAGCACGTCAGGGCGCGGGAGACCAAGCCGACGAGCGCTCTCACCCCCCAGGAGTCGCAGGTCGCGACGCTGGCCGCCGACGGCATGACGAACGCGAGGATCGGCGCGGAGCTGTTCATCAGCCCCCACACCGTGGAGTGGCACCTACGGAAGGTGTACACAAAGCTCGGGATCAACTCACGTCGCGCGCTGCCGGGTACCCTCGCGAGCACCCTGGCCACGGACACCAGGGACGAGGGCCCGGTGTCGGCGGGCTGA
- a CDS encoding sigma factor yields MSAPSPETTTPAQPPVARSDEDGLSHALEIFLAQRTRLFRIAYRILGDASRAEDVVQEAWLRWQLTHRATIENPAAFLTTATTRLAINVIQSGWHRHETPAEWQSADIGDPSAPDPVQRAEQAAALEAALALLMARLTPDRVTAYVLRKGFGYAYAELAELLRINAPHARVVVHRAQARLECDRERPVAADAHRRLVTAFRTAAGTGDMEDLVRLLVSEGRVHRLVPSAHRSPDPAHLPARHAA; encoded by the coding sequence ATGTCCGCACCCAGCCCGGAGACGACGACGCCGGCCCAACCCCCGGTCGCCCGGTCGGACGAGGACGGCCTGTCCCACGCCCTCGAGATTTTCCTGGCCCAGCGGACACGGCTGTTCCGCATCGCCTACCGCATTCTCGGAGATGCCTCGAGAGCGGAAGACGTGGTACAGGAGGCGTGGTTGCGCTGGCAGCTCACCCACCGCGCCACGATCGAGAATCCGGCCGCGTTCCTGACCACGGCCACGACCCGTCTGGCGATCAACGTCATCCAGTCGGGGTGGCACCGCCACGAGACCCCGGCCGAATGGCAGTCGGCCGACATCGGCGACCCGTCCGCCCCGGATCCCGTGCAGCGTGCCGAGCAGGCCGCGGCGCTCGAGGCGGCCCTGGCCCTGCTCATGGCGAGACTGACGCCGGATCGAGTGACCGCCTACGTGCTGCGGAAGGGTTTCGGCTACGCCTATGCCGAACTCGCGGAGTTGCTGCGGATCAACGCCCCGCACGCGCGCGTGGTGGTCCACCGCGCGCAGGCCCGTCTCGAATGCGACCGCGAGCGGCCAGTCGCCGCTGACGCGCACCGTCGCCTCGTCACCGCGTTCCGGACCGCGGCCGGCACGGGGGACATGGAGGACCTCGTGCGGCTTCTCGTCTCCGAGGGCCGTGTTCACCGCTTGGTACCGTCGGCCCACCGATCCCCTGATCCGGCTCACCTGCCCGCCCGGCACGCCGCGTGA
- a CDS encoding MarR family winged helix-turn-helix transcriptional regulator, which produces MSDDATLITQWNRLSRVHRRIEAQMERRLHQHLGLGVSEFYALQTLREGVRAGTGLLYLNDLADGIGLSQSATSRLVTRLRDRGLITTHTSPHDRRSVEIELTALAHDVLQLGSPLLQQAVEEVVRQLGADNSDEDLLRYLRGSRDDPTAQPDDRQVPAH; this is translated from the coding sequence ATGAGTGACGATGCCACGTTGATCACGCAGTGGAACAGGCTGAGCCGTGTCCATCGTCGGATCGAGGCCCAGATGGAGCGACGCCTTCATCAGCATCTGGGCCTGGGAGTGAGCGAGTTCTACGCCCTTCAGACCCTGCGGGAGGGCGTGCGGGCCGGTACAGGCCTGCTTTACCTCAACGACCTGGCAGACGGGATAGGGCTGAGCCAGTCCGCTACCAGCCGTCTTGTGACCCGCCTGCGCGACCGCGGCCTGATCACCACGCACACCTCGCCGCACGACCGTAGGAGCGTCGAGATCGAACTCACCGCCCTCGCACACGACGTGCTGCAGTTGGGTTCACCGCTTCTCCAGCAGGCGGTCGAGGAGGTCGTACGGCAACTCGGTGCCGACAACAGCGACGAAGATCTGCTCCGGTACCTCAGGGGGAGCAGGGACGACCCGACTGCTCAACCGGACGACCGACAAGTACCCGCACATTGA
- a CDS encoding helix-turn-helix transcriptional regulator yields the protein MPDHSSPADSDITLPRLLGALGDPTRLGIVRILSDGAERGWGRFSAPVAKSTLSHHLKMLREAGVTQTRQEGTRCYVRLRRDALEARFPGLLPALLSAAAADGTGGHVTERDETT from the coding sequence ATGCCGGACCACTCGTCACCTGCCGACAGCGACATCACCCTGCCGCGCCTGCTGGGAGCGTTGGGTGATCCGACACGGCTGGGGATCGTCCGGATCCTGTCCGACGGCGCCGAACGAGGGTGGGGGCGGTTCAGCGCTCCCGTCGCCAAGTCCACGCTCAGTCATCATCTGAAGATGCTGCGCGAGGCGGGTGTCACGCAGACCCGGCAGGAGGGCACGCGCTGCTATGTGAGGCTGCGACGTGACGCCCTTGAGGCCCGTTTCCCCGGCCTCTTGCCGGCGCTGCTGTCCGCCGCTGCCGCCGACGGCACCGGAGGGCATGTCACCGAGCGCGACGAGACGACGTAA
- a CDS encoding SDR family NAD(P)-dependent oxidoreductase gives MSANSPDQAFSGHVAIVTGAGTGIGRATAVAFAEAGAHVLGVGRREQPLKETAAAHADIEVLAIDVCADGAPAKVVSAAVERWGRLDHLINNAGATAVMPLAETDKQTIVDLLALNVVAPSLLAHEALPHLRRTSGTIINLSSTYGHRPMAGGAHYSATKAAVEQMTRSWALELAGDGVRVNSVAPGPTRTDVMLHAGYTPEAADDMYAYERERIPTRRIADAEEMAHWILRMADPAGRHATGQVITVDGGLELI, from the coding sequence ATGTCCGCGAACTCCCCCGACCAGGCCTTCTCAGGCCACGTCGCGATCGTCACCGGTGCCGGGACCGGTATCGGCCGGGCCACGGCCGTCGCCTTCGCCGAGGCAGGCGCACACGTACTCGGCGTGGGCCGCCGTGAGCAACCGCTGAAGGAGACCGCTGCGGCCCATGCCGACATCGAGGTCCTGGCGATCGACGTGTGTGCCGACGGGGCACCCGCCAAGGTCGTCAGTGCCGCCGTGGAGCGGTGGGGACGGCTCGACCATCTGATCAACAACGCCGGTGCGACGGCGGTCATGCCACTGGCGGAGACCGACAAGCAGACGATCGTCGATCTGCTCGCGCTCAACGTCGTCGCGCCCAGCCTCCTGGCGCATGAGGCCCTGCCGCACCTGCGGAGGACCTCCGGCACCATCATCAACCTCTCCAGCACCTACGGGCACCGTCCCATGGCGGGTGGCGCGCACTATTCGGCCACCAAGGCCGCCGTCGAACAGATGACGCGAAGCTGGGCCCTGGAACTCGCAGGTGACGGTGTTCGCGTCAACTCCGTGGCTCCCGGCCCCACCCGCACCGACGTCATGCTGCACGCGGGTTACACTCCCGAGGCCGCCGACGACATGTACGCCTATGAGCGCGAGCGCATCCCCACCCGCCGCATCGCGGACGCGGAAGAGATGGCTCACTGGATCCTTCGGATGGCCGACCCGGCAGGGCGCCATGCGACCGGTCAGGTGATCACCGTCGACGGCGGGCTGGAACTCATCTGA
- a CDS encoding GNAT family N-acetyltransferase, with protein sequence MLRVRSAPSVGQAVAAARTDLAGLPWWWWVGPDSPEGTAAALERHGGWELAVLPVMVRPLGHPDDTLAPAGSDDARAGLRVETVRDGERLEDLVRTYRTSMGIASGLEAEMVRIESQRADNADIVRLAAVLDGQVVGSTVVITAHAVAGIFLVHVAEAHRRRGIGAALTTAALRVGQERGMRCAALVASPAGEPLYRRFGFTKMAEYHLFAFPA encoded by the coding sequence GTGCTGCGAGTGCGGTCCGCGCCCTCGGTCGGGCAGGCTGTGGCTGCCGCCCGCACAGACCTGGCGGGTCTTCCGTGGTGGTGGTGGGTCGGTCCCGACAGCCCCGAGGGCACCGCCGCCGCCCTGGAACGCCACGGAGGATGGGAACTCGCCGTCCTTCCGGTGATGGTGAGGCCGCTCGGCCACCCGGACGACACGCTCGCTCCGGCCGGTTCGGACGATGCGCGCGCCGGCCTGCGGGTGGAGACGGTCCGGGACGGGGAACGGCTGGAGGACCTGGTCCGGACGTACCGGACGTCGATGGGTATCGCCTCCGGCCTGGAGGCCGAGATGGTGCGCATCGAGTCGCAACGCGCGGACAACGCGGACATCGTCCGGCTGGCCGCGGTACTGGACGGCCAGGTGGTCGGGTCGACGGTGGTGATCACCGCCCACGCAGTGGCCGGCATCTTCCTCGTGCACGTGGCCGAAGCACATCGTCGGCGAGGTATCGGTGCGGCTCTGACGACCGCCGCGCTCCGGGTCGGACAGGAGAGGGGAATGCGCTGCGCCGCGCTCGTGGCGAGCCCCGCGGGGGAGCCACTGTACCGGCGCTTCGGCTTCACGAAGATGGCCGAGTACCACCTGTTCGCCTTCCCGGCCTGA
- a CDS encoding VOC family protein: MTPHGELPAPRHGLLLTHFLTVRDVAVSRRFYADVFGGEVVMEENPAMVKVANSWIIMNPGGGPTPDKPGVTLEAPRSGERVSSFLNVRVADMAAFHAHAVAQGADFLTEPVDRGAELRCYLRDPDGYLIEVGQSTGLLAGIHAETPAESR; encoded by the coding sequence ATGACACCTCACGGGGAACTGCCCGCACCGCGGCATGGCCTCCTCCTCACGCATTTCCTGACAGTGCGTGATGTGGCCGTGTCCCGGCGCTTCTATGCCGACGTCTTCGGCGGCGAGGTCGTGATGGAGGAGAACCCGGCGATGGTCAAGGTCGCCAACAGCTGGATCATCATGAATCCCGGAGGCGGGCCCACGCCTGACAAGCCGGGGGTCACACTGGAGGCACCCCGGAGCGGTGAGCGTGTGTCCAGCTTCCTCAATGTGCGGGTGGCCGACATGGCCGCTTTCCACGCCCACGCCGTCGCACAGGGGGCCGACTTCCTCACCGAGCCCGTCGACCGCGGGGCCGAGCTGCGTTGCTACCTGCGCGACCCCGACGGTTACCTCATCGAGGTGGGCCAGTCCACCGGTCTGCTCGCGGGGATCCATGCGGAAACACCCGCAGAGTCCAGGTGA